One Rubritalea squalenifaciens DSM 18772 genomic region harbors:
- the nirB gene encoding nitrite reductase large subunit NirB: MSEAKERIVVIGNGMVGYKFCERLISKDTNKRFQIVTFCEEPRPAYDRVHLSEYFAGKTAEDLSMAKLEWYQQNEIELYIGEQATHIDREGKRVITATGKVVTYDKLVLATGSSAFVPPVPGIDKEGVFVYRTIEDLDAIKAYAEKSKTCAVIGGGLLGLEAAKAAQDLGLKTHVVEFAPRLMPRQLDNAGGNLLKDIIEDRGIEVHLSKATKNIAGKDRVREMEFADDSSLGVDMIIVSAGIRPRDELAREAGLKVGERGGIEVDSYLLTSDPNIFAIGECALYGGMIYGLVAPGYQMADAVSDLLTGKDASFEGADMSTKLKLIGTDVASFGSIEAPEGSGARDIVINDPHAKLYKKLVISNDGKKLLGGILVGDASAYGSLLQMYQNEIVLPPEPIQLILPASDGAPVGMGPTDLPDSAQICSCEAVTKGQICSAIEGGCSSVGELKACTKAGTGCGGCVPLLTDLFKAKMKESGVEVSNNLCEHFAHSRTDLYQIVRATGITTFDELISKHGNGKLGCETCKPAVGSILASVHNDPILNHTPLQDTNDAFLANIQQDGTYSIIPRIPGGEITPEKLIVIGQVAQKYKLYMKLTGGQRIDLLGARVHQLPLIWKELVDAGFESGHAYGKALRTVKSCVGSTWCRFGVQDSTTLAIDIEKRYRGIRSPHKIKSAVSGCARECAEARSKDFGIIATEKGWNLYVCGNGGMNPRHADLFATDIDRETLIKYIDRFLMYYIKTADKLERTSTWMTKLEGGLQHLQDVVIHDSLGIATELESQMQHLINTYECEWKNAIDDPEKLKRFKAFSNTEDTDETVKFVDVRGQICPARLNEATEQEPVNA, translated from the coding sequence ATGAGTGAAGCGAAAGAAAGAATCGTCGTCATTGGCAATGGCATGGTGGGCTACAAGTTCTGCGAACGTCTAATCAGCAAAGACACAAACAAGCGCTTCCAAATCGTCACCTTCTGCGAGGAGCCTCGTCCAGCTTATGACAGGGTCCATCTTTCCGAGTACTTTGCGGGCAAGACAGCAGAAGACCTCTCCATGGCCAAGCTGGAGTGGTATCAGCAAAACGAAATCGAACTCTATATCGGTGAGCAAGCCACGCACATCGACCGGGAAGGCAAGCGCGTCATCACAGCCACCGGCAAAGTAGTTACTTACGATAAACTCGTGCTCGCTACCGGCTCATCTGCTTTCGTTCCCCCTGTGCCAGGCATCGATAAGGAAGGCGTCTTTGTCTACCGAACGATCGAAGACCTCGATGCCATCAAGGCCTACGCTGAAAAAAGCAAGACCTGTGCAGTGATCGGGGGAGGACTACTCGGACTGGAAGCGGCCAAAGCTGCCCAGGATCTTGGTTTAAAAACGCACGTCGTCGAGTTTGCTCCTCGACTCATGCCACGCCAACTGGACAACGCAGGAGGCAATCTACTAAAGGACATCATTGAAGACCGCGGCATTGAGGTTCACCTTTCCAAAGCTACTAAGAACATCGCAGGTAAAGATCGGGTTCGCGAAATGGAGTTTGCCGACGATTCTTCTCTCGGCGTTGACATGATCATCGTCTCCGCCGGTATCCGCCCCAGAGACGAACTGGCGCGAGAAGCTGGACTCAAAGTGGGCGAGCGAGGCGGCATCGAGGTCGACTCCTACCTCCTCACAAGTGATCCTAATATCTTTGCTATCGGTGAATGCGCTCTCTACGGCGGCATGATTTATGGCCTAGTTGCACCAGGATACCAGATGGCAGATGCGGTCTCCGATCTCCTGACTGGAAAAGATGCCAGCTTTGAAGGTGCTGACATGTCCACCAAGCTCAAGCTTATCGGTACGGACGTTGCCTCCTTCGGAAGCATTGAAGCTCCAGAAGGCTCCGGTGCGCGTGATATCGTGATCAACGACCCACACGCCAAGCTATACAAGAAGCTCGTCATTTCTAACGACGGCAAAAAACTCCTCGGCGGTATTCTCGTAGGCGACGCCTCAGCCTATGGTTCCCTGTTGCAGATGTATCAGAACGAGATCGTGCTCCCGCCTGAGCCCATCCAACTCATTCTTCCAGCAAGTGATGGCGCCCCAGTCGGCATGGGGCCAACAGACCTTCCTGACTCAGCCCAAATCTGCTCCTGTGAGGCTGTCACCAAAGGTCAGATCTGCTCTGCTATAGAAGGGGGCTGTTCCTCTGTAGGAGAGCTGAAAGCTTGCACGAAAGCAGGCACAGGCTGTGGTGGCTGTGTCCCTCTGCTGACCGACCTTTTCAAAGCCAAAATGAAAGAGTCTGGCGTAGAAGTTTCTAACAATCTCTGCGAGCACTTCGCTCATTCCCGGACCGACCTTTACCAGATCGTCCGCGCTACAGGCATCACAACATTTGACGAACTGATCTCCAAGCATGGCAATGGCAAGCTTGGCTGTGAGACCTGCAAACCAGCAGTAGGATCCATACTAGCTTCCGTCCACAATGACCCCATACTCAATCATACACCTCTTCAGGACACCAACGATGCATTTCTTGCGAACATTCAGCAGGATGGAACCTACTCCATCATTCCCCGAATCCCGGGTGGTGAGATCACACCGGAGAAACTGATCGTCATTGGACAAGTCGCCCAGAAGTACAAGCTTTACATGAAGCTCACAGGTGGCCAGAGAATCGATCTGTTAGGGGCACGCGTACATCAGCTCCCACTCATCTGGAAAGAGCTGGTGGATGCTGGCTTTGAATCCGGCCACGCCTATGGCAAGGCGCTTCGCACAGTAAAGTCCTGTGTTGGCTCCACCTGGTGCCGATTTGGAGTTCAAGACTCCACAACCCTGGCCATCGATATCGAAAAACGCTACCGCGGCATACGCTCTCCTCACAAAATCAAGTCGGCGGTCTCCGGCTGTGCCCGTGAATGCGCCGAAGCCCGTTCGAAAGATTTCGGGATCATCGCAACCGAGAAAGGCTGGAACCTCTACGTCTGCGGTAACGGCGGCATGAACCCACGCCACGCTGACCTTTTCGCTACCGATATCGACCGTGAAACTTTGATCAAATACATAGACCGCTTCCTCATGTACTATATCAAGACGGCTGATAAACTTGAGCGCACGTCCACTTGGATGACCAAGCTCGAGGGTGGTCTCCAGCATTTGCAGGACGTCGTCATCCATGACTCACTGGGTATCGCAACGGAACTTGAATCCCAGATGCAGCACCTCATCAATACTTACGAGTGTGAATGGAAAAATGCCATCGATGACCCAGAGAAACTCAAACGCTTCAAGGCCTTCTCGAATACCGAAGACACAGACGAGACAGTCAAATTCGTAGACGTTCGCGGCCAGATCTGCCCTGCCCGTCTCAACGAGGCCACCGAACAAGAACCTGTTAACGCTTAA
- a CDS encoding alginate export family protein, with amino-acid sequence MTNLNYKPLLLSLLGTSSCFAGTAEDPVTSENHDWFTFSLEARARIEQRNQQGLDNSYAGTLRLRPGIQLGRDIGLAAFVQSEHTLAFIEDYQVGTPQSALFDPYVPGNTPIGDPENHELNQLYLQYKTEDYLIRAGRQRIIFDNAAFIGNVGWRQNEQSFDAAFASYSLDSLEFKYAYLNRVNRIFGLDGKGAVEALEGDAHLFNGSYKLGEHSLHGYVYLMDFSERQFARASSNTFGSFTDLKFKHGSYHAEFAYQTEAGSQEDFTALYGHLNFKKKISSLTITAGTEHLTEDFVTPLATVHAFNGFADVFINDRLGLTSGPSQWDGLTDLYLGVSTKAPGDIAVSTTAHAFYDDSLDQFYGWELDAVAAKKLCDSTKLVAKWAYFFGDDSADGNFSNDVSQFSIQLDYSF; translated from the coding sequence ATGACCAACCTGAACTATAAGCCTCTCCTCCTCAGCCTACTGGGTACCAGCTCCTGCTTTGCTGGCACAGCTGAAGACCCAGTAACTAGTGAGAACCACGACTGGTTCACCTTCTCTCTGGAAGCCCGTGCCCGCATCGAACAACGGAATCAACAAGGTCTCGACAACTCCTACGCTGGGACATTGCGTCTACGCCCGGGTATACAACTAGGCCGAGACATTGGGCTTGCGGCCTTCGTGCAGTCCGAGCACACACTCGCCTTTATCGAGGACTATCAAGTTGGCACCCCCCAGTCAGCCCTGTTTGACCCCTATGTCCCGGGAAACACTCCCATTGGTGACCCTGAGAACCACGAACTGAACCAGCTCTACCTCCAGTATAAGACAGAGGATTACCTGATTCGCGCAGGTCGCCAGCGTATTATTTTCGACAACGCCGCATTTATCGGCAACGTAGGATGGCGCCAGAATGAGCAGAGCTTCGACGCAGCATTCGCAAGCTATTCCCTCGATTCACTGGAGTTCAAATACGCCTACCTGAATCGGGTTAACCGCATCTTCGGCCTCGATGGCAAAGGTGCTGTCGAAGCTCTTGAGGGAGACGCTCACCTCTTCAATGGCAGCTACAAATTGGGGGAACATTCACTGCATGGATACGTCTACCTGATGGATTTCTCTGAAAGGCAATTTGCCAGAGCCAGCAGCAACACATTCGGATCATTTACTGACCTAAAGTTTAAACACGGCAGTTACCACGCAGAGTTTGCTTACCAGACGGAAGCAGGTTCACAGGAGGATTTCACAGCCCTTTACGGCCACCTAAATTTCAAAAAGAAAATTTCCAGCCTCACTATCACCGCAGGCACCGAGCACCTAACAGAGGACTTCGTCACGCCGCTTGCCACCGTACACGCCTTCAATGGCTTTGCGGATGTCTTCATCAATGACCGTCTGGGCCTCACCTCAGGGCCAAGCCAATGGGATGGCCTCACTGACCTCTACCTGGGAGTATCCACAAAAGCTCCTGGTGACATTGCTGTCTCCACCACTGCCCATGCATTCTATGATGACTCTCTCGACCAGTTCTATGGCTGGGAGCTTGATGCTGTTGCTGCCAAGAAACTTTGCGACTCTACTAAACTGGTCGCCAAGTGGGCCTATTTCTTTGGCGATGATTCTGCTGATGGCAACTTCAGCAATGACGTGTCTCAGTTCTCTATCCAGCTAGACTATTCATTCTAA
- a CDS encoding LysR family transcriptional regulator codes for MNLPEIRQLKIFIALEETRSFTTAAKRCFITQSAVSHSLKSLEKQLGSPLIERMGKRVILTPYGEVFLHHAKRVIRELEECLTKLDTLKRWGYSSLRIGAPDSICQHVLPQVIKDFREKYPKCEVSIHLGDTAEVQRMIKNGEMDLAFGIHLAPNDPQFTFTPLAADTLCFITAPDHPWTKLDPTEKKDLSKVRLISYSASSETQRLITRHFSEHVVQHFQPMALGNMEAIKEMTKQGLGVGIIPRWVVKKELEDGSLIEHAISSPPPQRQWGVFSGGNKTFSLAEEEFIDFCREHLTATVEA; via the coding sequence ATGAATTTACCTGAAATCAGACAGCTGAAAATTTTCATCGCTCTGGAGGAAACCCGCTCATTCACGACGGCAGCCAAGCGCTGTTTCATCACCCAGTCTGCTGTCAGCCACTCACTCAAGAGCCTAGAGAAACAACTCGGCAGCCCGCTCATCGAACGCATGGGCAAACGAGTGATCCTCACGCCCTATGGCGAAGTCTTTCTACATCACGCTAAGAGAGTCATCCGAGAACTGGAAGAATGCCTCACCAAGCTCGATACCCTCAAGCGCTGGGGTTATTCCTCGTTACGCATCGGTGCGCCGGATTCCATTTGCCAGCATGTTCTTCCTCAAGTGATCAAAGACTTCAGGGAAAAGTATCCGAAGTGTGAAGTCTCTATCCATCTTGGCGACACGGCTGAGGTCCAGCGCATGATCAAGAATGGAGAAATGGATCTAGCATTTGGCATCCATCTCGCCCCGAACGATCCTCAATTTACCTTTACGCCACTGGCAGCCGACACCCTTTGCTTCATCACAGCGCCAGACCACCCATGGACAAAGTTGGACCCAACGGAGAAAAAAGACCTCTCGAAAGTTCGTCTCATCTCCTACTCCGCAAGCAGCGAGACACAACGCCTCATTACCCGCCACTTCAGTGAACACGTCGTTCAACACTTCCAGCCAATGGCTCTTGGCAATATGGAGGCCATCAAAGAAATGACCAAGCAAGGTCTCGGCGTTGGCATCATCCCTCGCTGGGTGGTTAAAAAAGAGCTCGAGGATGGTAGCCTGATCGAGCACGCTATTTCGTCTCCGCCGCCTCAACGCCAGTGGGGCGTCTTCTCCGGAGGGAATAAAACATTCTCCCTCGCCGAGGAAGAGTTCATCGACTTCTGCAGAGAACACCTTACTGCCACTGTTGAGGCCTAG
- a CDS encoding NarK family nitrate/nitrite MFS transporter, with the protein MNNPKLNLLNVKEPNIRTLHITWVAFFITFVVWFNHAPMAKAISETFNLTKAQWKALLILNVALTIPARVVIGMLVDKLGPRKTYSSLLVISGVLCAWFASAQSYEQLAIARFAMGFVGAGFVIGIRMVGEWFPARQVGLAEGIYGGWGNFGSAAAALSLPSLALLYGGDNGWRYALYTTAVIATLYGIYYYMVARDTPKGSTYFKPKKSGGMEVSTPRDFYFLLIMTVPMYAALAVLAWKLSPSGVALLGQSAVNIIYGSLVALFVFQVSQIYRVNKDMLKNGGVEEMFRFKFKQVAILDVNYFVTFGSELAVVSMLPMFFMETFGLDAVKAGMLASGFAFMNLLARPAGGLISDKFGRRKSMLIFMVGLATGYFMMSQIDGTWALPLAVLVTMACSFFVQSGEGAVFAIVPLVQRRMTGQIAGMAGAYGNVGAVVFLTIFSFVSAPTFFLIIACSSVLGFVATMFLEEPAGHTAEVLPDGSVEMIEVA; encoded by the coding sequence ATGAACAATCCTAAACTCAACCTCCTCAACGTGAAGGAGCCCAATATACGCACATTGCATATCACCTGGGTAGCCTTCTTTATTACCTTTGTGGTGTGGTTTAATCACGCCCCGATGGCGAAAGCGATTAGCGAGACATTCAATCTCACCAAAGCCCAGTGGAAGGCCCTTCTGATCCTTAACGTGGCACTGACGATTCCTGCTCGTGTGGTGATAGGCATGCTCGTGGACAAGCTGGGGCCGCGGAAGACCTACAGTTCACTCTTGGTGATTTCTGGTGTACTCTGTGCCTGGTTTGCCTCGGCGCAAAGCTACGAGCAACTGGCCATTGCCCGATTTGCCATGGGCTTTGTGGGAGCCGGTTTTGTGATTGGTATTCGCATGGTAGGTGAATGGTTTCCGGCACGTCAGGTTGGACTTGCCGAGGGGATTTATGGAGGCTGGGGAAACTTTGGTTCTGCGGCTGCGGCCCTGAGCTTACCTTCCCTGGCTTTGCTTTACGGTGGAGATAACGGCTGGCGCTACGCACTCTACACTACAGCGGTTATCGCAACCCTCTATGGTATCTACTACTACATGGTGGCTCGCGATACCCCGAAGGGCTCCACCTATTTTAAACCGAAGAAAAGTGGTGGTATGGAGGTGAGTACCCCGCGTGATTTCTACTTCCTGCTGATCATGACCGTACCAATGTACGCTGCCTTGGCCGTTTTGGCTTGGAAACTTTCCCCATCGGGAGTGGCTCTACTTGGACAATCTGCAGTGAATATCATCTACGGATCTTTGGTTGCTCTCTTCGTCTTTCAGGTTTCCCAGATTTACCGCGTCAACAAAGACATGCTGAAGAATGGGGGAGTGGAGGAAATGTTCCGCTTCAAATTCAAGCAGGTGGCGATTCTTGATGTGAACTACTTCGTCACCTTCGGCTCAGAGCTCGCCGTGGTATCCATGCTACCGATGTTTTTCATGGAGACTTTCGGACTGGATGCGGTGAAGGCTGGTATGCTGGCCTCTGGATTTGCCTTCATGAATTTGTTGGCCCGTCCAGCTGGGGGGCTGATTTCCGACAAGTTTGGCCGCCGTAAGAGCATGCTGATCTTCATGGTTGGTCTGGCAACTGGGTACTTCATGATGAGCCAGATAGACGGTACCTGGGCTCTTCCGCTGGCTGTGCTAGTGACCATGGCTTGCTCCTTCTTTGTGCAGTCAGGTGAGGGAGCCGTGTTCGCCATCGTGCCTTTGGTGCAGCGGCGCATGACCGGTCAGATTGCTGGCATGGCTGGAGCCTATGGAAATGTGGGGGCAGTCGTCTTCCTGACTATCTTCTCTTTTGTGAGCGCTCCAACATTCTTCCTCATCATTGCCTGCTCCAGTGTACTTGGATTCGTGGCTACCATGTTCCTGGAGGAGCCTGCTGGACACACTGCCGAGGTTCTTCCTGACGGGTCAGTGGAAATGATTGAGGTGGCTTAA
- a CDS encoding bifunctional protein-serine/threonine kinase/phosphatase, giving the protein MNPSNTASSRLRVTVGQSCLAGTKDQNEDCTGVRIGAGEDLCTKGVAAVVADGVGAASGSKVASETCVQGFLSDYFSTPDSWTVKTSAQRVMDGLNRWLYGQGHAEGLSDEKGYVSTLSAMVLRSRTAFIFHIGDTRVYRMRDGVMEQLTRDHRSVVSRQTSYLNRAMGLNLSLQVDYKEVVLEVGDCFLLCSDGVHDWMTDDLISEVLLSSKGLEHTAAELTERALAAGSDDNVTSLLLRVDELPESDMEEAARILGERPFPPLLDPGMKLDGLEVEEILVESTRSQLYRVTDLENGRELVMKTPSPNYRDDKDYIARFVAEEWIGKRVSHKNLVQVVQRDRKPTFLYYLMESLDGKNLAQWLEEKKGKPAVEEVVGIVKQIVDAVRALHRKETLHQDLKLENVIISDQGKVCVIDYGSCSVAGLKESPSDKDEEVLGTLDFSAPEYRMPDSEKANTRADQFSIAMIAYHLLTGGKCPYGDKWEKADSLRDFHALEYIPSYRYQAMVPVWMDGALKKALRVSPSSRYPSMSEWMHDMGHPNPEFMESRHLPMMERDPVKFWKLISALLFVLVVILMVLGDF; this is encoded by the coding sequence ATGAATCCTTCTAACACTGCCTCATCGAGACTCCGGGTCACGGTGGGGCAGTCTTGTCTTGCTGGTACTAAAGACCAGAATGAGGATTGCACCGGTGTGAGAATCGGTGCGGGGGAAGATTTGTGCACTAAAGGGGTGGCTGCGGTGGTGGCGGATGGAGTTGGAGCGGCCAGTGGCAGCAAGGTGGCCTCGGAGACCTGTGTGCAGGGATTTCTCTCGGATTATTTTAGTACGCCGGATAGCTGGACGGTCAAGACATCCGCCCAGCGAGTCATGGATGGTTTGAACCGTTGGCTCTACGGACAGGGACATGCCGAAGGGTTGAGTGACGAGAAGGGTTATGTCTCTACACTCAGTGCGATGGTGCTGAGATCGCGCACGGCATTTATTTTTCATATAGGAGATACCCGTGTCTATCGCATGCGCGATGGAGTTATGGAGCAGCTCACACGTGACCATCGCTCAGTCGTTTCACGGCAGACAAGCTACTTGAACCGAGCCATGGGCTTGAATCTCAGCCTCCAAGTAGACTACAAGGAGGTGGTTCTAGAGGTGGGTGATTGCTTCCTGCTCTGTTCGGATGGTGTCCATGATTGGATGACAGATGACTTGATCAGTGAGGTTTTACTGTCGAGTAAGGGCTTGGAGCATACGGCCGCAGAGCTCACGGAGAGAGCGCTAGCGGCAGGGAGTGATGATAATGTGACGAGTCTGCTGCTCCGGGTAGATGAACTGCCTGAGAGTGACATGGAAGAGGCGGCTCGTATTTTGGGGGAGCGCCCATTTCCTCCTTTGTTAGATCCGGGGATGAAACTGGATGGTCTGGAGGTGGAAGAGATCCTGGTGGAGAGTACTCGCAGTCAGCTCTATCGGGTGACCGACTTAGAGAATGGCAGGGAGCTGGTGATGAAAACGCCATCACCAAACTATCGCGACGACAAGGACTATATTGCTCGTTTCGTGGCAGAAGAATGGATTGGCAAGCGGGTGTCTCACAAAAACCTTGTGCAAGTTGTGCAGCGTGACCGCAAGCCGACATTCTTGTACTACTTGATGGAGTCTCTGGATGGCAAGAATCTCGCGCAATGGCTTGAAGAGAAGAAAGGAAAACCGGCAGTGGAAGAGGTGGTGGGGATTGTGAAGCAGATTGTTGATGCAGTACGAGCCCTCCACCGGAAAGAAACGCTCCACCAAGATCTCAAACTGGAGAATGTCATCATCAGTGATCAGGGTAAGGTATGCGTGATTGATTATGGTTCCTGCTCTGTGGCCGGTCTGAAGGAATCTCCATCAGATAAGGATGAGGAAGTGCTGGGGACATTGGATTTCTCCGCGCCTGAGTATCGGATGCCAGACTCGGAAAAGGCGAATACACGTGCGGATCAGTTTTCCATCGCGATGATTGCTTACCATCTGCTCACCGGAGGGAAATGCCCCTATGGGGATAAATGGGAGAAGGCGGATAGTTTGCGTGATTTTCATGCGCTGGAGTACATCCCTTCGTACCGTTACCAGGCGATGGTGCCTGTCTGGATGGATGGGGCGCTGAAGAAGGCGCTTAGGGTTTCTCCATCCAGTCGCTATCCAAGTATGAGCGAATGGATGCACGATATGGGCCACCCTAATCCTGAATTTATGGAGTCGAGGCACCTTCCCATGATGGAGCGAGATCCTGTAAAGTTCTGGAAACTTATCTCAGCTCTGCTGTTTGTTCTGGTAGTTATTCTAATGGTTCTTGGGGATTTTTGA
- a CDS encoding DmsC/YnfH family molybdoenzyme membrane anchor subunit yields the protein MAPTNTLEKRSANAENAALVGRGVEQVNLIDQLLREQQELSAVERFSQKHEQTVGHLQQPHYEDLIPIRKPSTGEQYAFEVDLDKCTGCKACVVACHSMNGLHDNESWRDVGSITGMIDGTPVKQTVTSACHHCADPGCLSGCPVGAYEKEDNGIVRHLDDQCIGCQYCSLKCPYDVPKYDKSLGIVRKCDMCHDRLEEGEAPACVQSCPNGAIKIRLVELGEIREGAQGGRSMIPGAYRSDYTLPSTKFISRRRVLNERMKASDEHDLQPAHAHTPLVWMLMLTQVAVGLSLVDLMGRFLAPEQFAGIHMLLLIAAVVLGKVGLVASFLHLGSPLGAWRSFLGLKTSWLSREVVMFGVWMPALMLATVCSAWPNIGKWVPFALPEWAGVSSAGMTVLLGLASVLCSVMVYVDTKRDFWVMWKTLSRFGGTLLVGGFGGLFAVELIVIGSAGAFAVTGFILSLALKLGAELRLLAPAWQKEWSYAKKSALLQLKPLKTLLTLRWCALVAAISVGVVASMSPLYSGAFGVTAFMLLLVGEWLERRLFFQAVVTLKMPGEINRAH from the coding sequence ATGGCTCCTACCAACACTCTTGAGAAGAGGTCAGCTAACGCGGAAAATGCTGCGTTAGTCGGTCGGGGTGTAGAGCAGGTGAATCTGATTGATCAGCTTTTGAGGGAGCAGCAGGAGTTGAGTGCAGTGGAGCGTTTCAGCCAAAAGCATGAACAGACCGTTGGGCATCTTCAGCAGCCACACTATGAGGACCTGATTCCCATCCGTAAACCATCCACAGGTGAGCAGTATGCCTTTGAGGTGGATCTGGACAAGTGTACAGGCTGCAAGGCTTGCGTGGTGGCCTGCCATAGTATGAACGGTCTTCACGACAACGAAAGTTGGCGGGATGTCGGGTCGATTACAGGGATGATTGACGGTACACCAGTGAAACAAACAGTCACCTCAGCTTGTCATCACTGTGCTGATCCGGGTTGTTTGAGTGGCTGTCCCGTGGGTGCCTATGAAAAGGAGGATAACGGCATCGTCCGCCATCTGGACGACCAATGTATTGGTTGCCAGTATTGCTCACTAAAGTGCCCTTATGATGTGCCGAAGTACGACAAGTCTCTGGGGATCGTCAGGAAGTGCGACATGTGCCATGACCGGCTGGAAGAGGGAGAAGCTCCTGCCTGTGTGCAGTCTTGTCCAAACGGCGCGATCAAGATCCGCTTGGTGGAATTAGGTGAGATCCGTGAAGGCGCCCAAGGTGGGAGAAGTATGATTCCGGGGGCTTACCGCTCTGACTACACGCTGCCATCTACAAAATTTATTAGCCGTCGTCGCGTGTTGAACGAGCGCATGAAGGCAAGCGACGAACATGACCTGCAGCCAGCGCACGCGCACACACCTCTGGTATGGATGCTCATGCTAACCCAAGTGGCTGTGGGACTTTCCTTGGTAGATCTCATGGGACGTTTTCTTGCTCCAGAGCAGTTTGCAGGGATTCATATGCTGCTACTGATTGCTGCCGTGGTGCTGGGAAAAGTTGGTCTGGTGGCGAGTTTTCTCCACTTGGGGAGTCCGCTGGGAGCTTGGCGGTCCTTCCTTGGTCTTAAGACATCCTGGCTGAGTCGGGAGGTGGTGATGTTTGGCGTGTGGATGCCAGCCTTGATGCTGGCGACTGTTTGCTCGGCTTGGCCCAACATCGGTAAGTGGGTTCCGTTTGCTTTGCCCGAATGGGCTGGAGTTTCCAGTGCTGGGATGACGGTTTTGTTAGGTCTGGCGAGTGTCCTTTGCTCCGTCATGGTCTATGTGGATACAAAGCGTGATTTCTGGGTGATGTGGAAAACGCTCTCACGATTTGGTGGCACTCTATTAGTAGGTGGCTTTGGTGGCCTCTTCGCTGTGGAACTGATAGTGATAGGCTCAGCAGGAGCTTTTGCTGTCACCGGGTTTATCTTGTCTTTGGCTCTTAAACTGGGAGCAGAACTCAGGCTGCTGGCTCCAGCTTGGCAGAAGGAATGGAGCTATGCGAAGAAAAGTGCTTTGCTTCAGCTGAAGCCACTGAAGACTCTGTTGACCCTGCGCTGGTGTGCGCTCGTGGCCGCGATTAGTGTGGGAGTGGTTGCGTCGATGTCTCCGCTCTATTCTGGAGCATTTGGAGTGACCGCCTTCATGTTATTGCTGGTAGGCGAATGGCTGGAGCGTAGGCTATTTTTCCAGGCGGTAGTCACCCTGAAGATGCCGGGCGAAATCAATCGTGCTCACTAA